Proteins from a genomic interval of Clostridium scatologenes:
- a CDS encoding immunity protein Imm33 domain-containing protein, producing MISFQDKIICTKGVLELDNIYLERNKQHEKGDSGWYIGPVDESIANNELEAYYAYQLIKIRPSIIQTLALPSGYMAIFNKDKVVAILDDNDIDI from the coding sequence ATGATTTCATTCCAAGACAAGATAATATGCACTAAGGGAGTATTAGAGCTAGATAACATTTATCTAGAGAGAAATAAGCAACATGAAAAAGGTGACTCAGGATGGTATATTGGGCCAGTTGATGAATCAATTGCTAATAATGAATTAGAGGCGTACTATGCATATCAATTAATAAAAATTAGACCATCAATAATTCAAACATTAGCATTACCAAGTGGATATATGGCTATTTTCAATAAAGATAAAGTAGTGGCTATTTTAGATGATAATGATATTGATATTTAA
- a CDS encoding WD40/YVTN/BNR-like repeat-containing protein, with translation MTSLGKWIPVSSGTTMGFSRVSFGNNTLVAIGGYSLCFTSSDYGQSWNQGGSTGIWARDISFGNGTFVAVGTSGTNISVSNDNGNTWSATTSDVPTQYSIDGITYGKNIFVAGTDYGYNISSSNGNTWTQGTKVTNTINRISFGNDTFVGVGASGGVYTSPDGKNWSEKNTGDSSGYTAICWGNNTFVIGGDQGKIFTSVDNGETWTPRSSRTSNNLLEGSFGNGIFVLVGDNGTIITSQDNGVTWTTSSSDTSYVLSGVSYVNNKFIVVGDHGTILQSTLYIPPSRGINLFIQQ, from the coding sequence ATGACATCTTTAGGCAAATGGATTCCCGTATCATCAGGTACTACTATGGGTTTTTCCAGAGTATCATTTGGTAATAATACTCTGGTTGCAATTGGTGGATATAGTCTCTGTTTTACTTCTAGTGATTATGGACAAAGTTGGAATCAAGGTGGTTCTACTGGAATTTGGGCTAGAGACATTTCATTTGGGAATGGTACTTTTGTAGCAGTTGGAACATCTGGCACAAATATTTCCGTTTCTAACGATAATGGAAACACCTGGAGTGCAACAACTTCTGATGTACCTACCCAGTATTCTATTGACGGAATTACCTATGGAAAAAATATCTTTGTTGCAGGTACAGATTACGGTTATAATATTAGTTCTAGCAACGGAAATACTTGGACCCAGGGTACAAAAGTTACAAATACTATTAATAGAATTTCTTTTGGTAATGATACCTTTGTTGGAGTTGGTGCCTCAGGAGGTGTTTATACATCCCCTGACGGAAAAAACTGGAGTGAAAAAAACACTGGTGATTCTAGTGGTTATACAGCAATTTGTTGGGGAAACAATACCTTTGTTATTGGTGGAGATCAAGGAAAAATATTTACATCTGTAGATAATGGAGAAACTTGGACACCTAGGTCTTCTAGAACTTCCAATAACTTACTTGAAGGAAGCTTTGGTAATGGAATATTTGTCTTAGTTGGAGATAACGGTACTATAATTACTTCTCAAGATAATGGTGTAACTTGGACCACTAGTTCTTCTGATACTTCCTATGTATTGTCTGGAGTTTCATATGTTAATAATAAGTTTATTGTAGTTGGAGATCATGGTACTATTCTTCAGTCAACCTTATATATTCCACCATCACGCGGAATTAATTTATTTATACAACAATGA
- a CDS encoding SMI1/KNR4 family protein, with translation MKNGNCNANMIPFYGIGNGDYFCISTLDSKVYYYYDDKREVEEYCDSFKTWIEDLPNFLA, from the coding sequence ATGAAAAATGGTAATTGTAATGCAAATATGATACCATTCTATGGAATAGGAAATGGAGATTATTTTTGTATAAGTACATTAGATTCAAAAGTATATTATTACTATGATGATAAAAGGGAAGTTGAAGAATATTGTGATAGTTTTAAAACATGGATAGAAGATTTACCGAATTTTTTAGCATAG
- a CDS encoding helix-turn-helix domain-containing protein, producing MPNLYTRNLEIVHKAKEGKTCRELAKEYNIYYSTISRIIKKHKKFEAYCNEMETLKAKNKINEETKLYDLCNLLKFDTRSIKALVYKNIKSIDKLLALSEEDIYAIRSLGKMSREHVKKCIIEYREKMNQLTNLYGIDINNTKKVTDNLEESSIQKSVIEPEVSIKANREYIYKLIRAVDNGQVDSRFLEKEISKEFDRIENINKELLRTLINLQKSRNIPWSNEDNQYKVEMECKLEEILNMYK from the coding sequence ATGCCTAATCTTTATACACGAAATTTAGAAATTGTACATAAAGCTAAGGAAGGTAAAACATGTAGAGAATTAGCTAAAGAATATAATATATATTATTCAACAATTAGTCGCATAATTAAAAAGCATAAAAAATTTGAGGCTTACTGCAATGAGATGGAAACTTTAAAAGCTAAAAATAAAATAAATGAAGAAACGAAGTTATATGATTTATGTAATCTATTAAAGTTTGATACTAGAAGTATTAAGGCTTTAGTTTATAAAAATATTAAAAGTATAGATAAGCTTTTAGCATTAAGTGAAGAAGATATTTATGCAATAAGAAGTCTTGGTAAAATGAGCCGAGAACATGTAAAAAAATGTATAATTGAATACAGAGAAAAAATGAATCAACTTACTAATTTATATGGGATAGATATTAATAATACGAAAAAAGTTACAGACAATCTTGAAGAATCATCAATTCAAAAATCAGTAATTGAGCCAGAAGTAAGTATAAAGGCTAATAGAGAATATATTTATAAACTTATTAGAGCTGTAGATAATGGACAAGTTGATTCAAGATTTTTAGAAAAAGAAATAAGTAAAGAATTTGATAGAATAGAAAATATAAATAAAGAATTATTGAGGACTTTGATAAATTTGCAAAAGTCTAGAAATATACCTTGGAGTAATGAAGATAATCAGTATAAGGTAGAAATGGAATGTAAGCTGGAGGAGATTTTAAATATGTATAAATAA
- a CDS encoding sensor histidine kinase, whose amino-acid sequence MNQVDELLWKNEIETNKTVSKAMRIVLYFCFAAGFLNLIHVFDAVQNVMVKMNVLLIIPLLLPTILVDIFELKKAWTKYLILTCAVISTGICYTLLTFQTVLMFVIPTILASMYFRKKQLIVVIIESVFNILIAHLLSFYFLMEPWIEPFTGLKNIMLYGAVPRILQYLCCGSLFYILCNRTSGLMLNYHKFIKDKEVFELEKSIALQKIKYEEREQVSRDIHNSVGHTIMAAIMSLDAAEAVYNKNSKKAMEKIKFANIRMRESLEAIRKAVRGVNTKENGQTIEDVMKLINVNIDKLKEDFNIKIRAKIDYSEQQLKTQSICIERIDFLIGALQELVTNSVKHGNATAIIVIINVDKNNINIIVQDNGTGIQSMRNYEELLDSGFGIKKIRSYLISIGGILKIENQEGLLVMLKIPTRAGDENE is encoded by the coding sequence ATGAATCAGGTGGATGAATTATTATGGAAAAATGAAATAGAGACAAATAAAACAGTATCAAAGGCCATGCGTATTGTTTTGTATTTTTGCTTTGCAGCAGGATTTTTAAATTTAATTCATGTATTTGATGCCGTGCAGAATGTTATGGTAAAAATGAATGTATTGCTTATAATTCCTCTTTTGCTGCCAACAATTTTAGTAGATATATTTGAACTTAAGAAAGCATGGACAAAGTATTTGATACTTACTTGTGCTGTGATTTCTACAGGAATATGTTATACATTATTGACCTTTCAAACAGTTTTAATGTTTGTTATTCCAACAATATTAGCATCTATGTATTTTAGAAAGAAACAGCTTATAGTGGTAATTATTGAATCAGTATTTAATATATTAATAGCCCATTTACTTAGCTTTTATTTTTTGATGGAACCATGGATTGAACCCTTTACCGGATTAAAAAATATAATGCTATATGGAGCTGTGCCAAGAATACTTCAATATTTATGCTGTGGAAGTTTGTTTTATATATTATGCAATCGTACTTCTGGACTCATGCTTAATTACCATAAGTTTATAAAAGATAAAGAGGTTTTTGAACTGGAAAAATCTATTGCTCTGCAGAAGATAAAATATGAGGAGCGGGAGCAGGTAAGCAGAGATATACATAATAGTGTTGGTCATACAATAATGGCGGCGATTATGAGTTTGGATGCGGCAGAAGCAGTATACAATAAGAATTCTAAAAAAGCAATGGAAAAAATAAAATTTGCTAATATAAGAATGCGTGAGAGTCTTGAAGCCATTAGAAAAGCAGTACGTGGGGTAAACACAAAAGAAAATGGACAAACTATAGAAGATGTGATGAAATTAATAAATGTAAATATTGATAAATTAAAAGAGGATTTTAATATTAAAATAAGAGCCAAAATCGATTATAGTGAACAGCAATTAAAAACCCAGAGTATTTGTATCGAAAGAATTGACTTCTTAATAGGGGCATTGCAGGAACTAGTTACAAATAGTGTAAAGCATGGAAATGCAACGGCTATTATTGTTATTATAAATGTAGATAAAAATAATATAAATATAATAGTTCAGGATAATGGAACAGGTATACAAAGTATGAGAAATTATGAGGAATTATTGGACTCTGGATTTGGAATCAAAAAAATCAGAAGCTATTTAATTTCTATAGGTGGGATTTTAAAAATAGAAAATCAAGAAGGACTTCTGGTAATGCTAAAAATTCCAACAAGAGCAGGTGATGAGAATGAATAA
- a CDS encoding clostripain-related cysteine peptidase yields MKRKEWTILIYANGNNELEPEIWESKLDAEKVGSSSNISVVMQIGRESRDVVKIIRPTCNISFDNEVWTGVRRYYILKDKSMLLKDLGKVNMADYKTLYDFIIWGINTYKARKYMLILSGHGAYFVATLPDLSQSKPCMMGVSEMCKAINLVKADTGVDIDILVLDMCYMNLIEIVYELGKNKVNTTKNILTYIERGPLIGMPYSKIIACISKSNTENDVNVILKNIVENLNLDLVAIKVNHEKLKKIKYLVSRLAYNCLNNNEDIMSSFVLSSFTNSNNINQKYVEELKNKISSLIIHSKIINYNNKKLINIVVREKYGEAGIEYFLPYYYKLSFSKNNFWTNILSNKKLDENINFENVPPGQFIVAPRGLRNIIWTVNYDLTEDEVNNIVKELYSNKHWDYSFDDISKFTIDD; encoded by the coding sequence ATGAAAAGAAAAGAATGGACTATACTTATATATGCAAATGGTAACAACGAGCTAGAACCAGAAATATGGGAATCAAAATTAGATGCAGAAAAAGTAGGTTCAAGTTCTAATATAAGTGTAGTGATGCAAATAGGAAGGGAATCGAGAGATGTTGTTAAGATAATAAGACCTACTTGCAATATTTCTTTTGATAATGAAGTATGGACAGGTGTAAGAAGATACTATATTTTAAAAGATAAATCCATGTTACTTAAAGATTTAGGAAAAGTTAATATGGCAGATTATAAAACTTTATATGATTTTATCATTTGGGGAATTAATACCTATAAGGCTAGGAAATACATGCTTATACTTTCGGGTCATGGTGCATATTTTGTTGCAACCCTTCCAGATTTAAGTCAAAGTAAGCCTTGTATGATGGGTGTATCGGAAATGTGTAAAGCAATAAATCTTGTTAAAGCTGATACTGGTGTTGATATAGATATATTAGTACTTGATATGTGTTATATGAACCTTATTGAAATAGTATATGAATTGGGTAAAAATAAGGTAAATACCACAAAAAATATACTTACTTATATAGAAAGAGGTCCACTCATAGGTATGCCTTATAGTAAAATAATAGCCTGCATTTCCAAATCAAATACTGAAAATGATGTAAATGTTATATTAAAAAACATTGTAGAAAACTTAAATTTAGATTTAGTTGCTATAAAGGTAAATCATGAAAAATTAAAAAAAATTAAATATTTAGTTAGTAGATTAGCATATAATTGCCTAAATAATAATGAAGATATAATGTCCTCGTTTGTTTTATCTAGTTTTACAAATAGCAATAACATAAATCAGAAATATGTTGAAGAACTGAAAAATAAAATATCCTCTTTAATTATTCACTCTAAGATTATAAATTATAATAATAAAAAACTAATTAATATTGTTGTTAGAGAAAAATATGGAGAAGCGGGCATAGAATATTTTTTACCATATTATTATAAATTAAGTTTTTCTAAAAATAATTTTTGGACAAATATATTGAGTAACAAGAAATTGGATGAGAATATCAATTTTGAAAATGTTCCTCCTGGACAATTTATAGTAGCTCCAAGAGGGTTAAGAAATATTATTTGGACAGTTAACTATGATTTAACTGAGGATGAAGTAAATAATATTGTTAAAGAGTTATACTCTAACAAACATTGGGATTACAGTTTTGATGATATTTCAAAGTTTACCATTGATGATTAG
- a CDS encoding GNAT family N-acetyltransferase — MNFELIPLCEEHKQQFKRDMQVSFQQGAVDGFGEMEEETLPESHIDRSLSAKGSIAYEAVVDGMPVGGAIVVIDKETQHNHLDFLFVKVGIQSKGVGQSIWNAIEKLHPEAKVWETCTPYFEKRNIHFYVNRCGFHIVEFYNKNHPDPNDPDGYEMEEGTNKEYFEGMFRFEKVMKLLT, encoded by the coding sequence ATGAATTTTGAACTAATTCCTCTTTGTGAGGAACACAAACAGCAATTTAAGAGAGATATGCAAGTTTCATTTCAGCAAGGTGCAGTTGATGGATTTGGCGAAATGGAGGAAGAAACACTACCTGAAAGCCATATAGACCGTTCCCTTTCTGCTAAAGGTTCCATTGCTTATGAAGCAGTTGTAGACGGTATGCCAGTTGGTGGTGCTATTGTCGTGATAGATAAAGAAACACAGCACAATCATCTTGATTTTTTATTTGTCAAGGTTGGTATTCAGAGTAAAGGTGTAGGACAGTCTATTTGGAATGCCATTGAGAAATTGCATCCAGAAGCAAAGGTATGGGAAACTTGCACACCATATTTTGAAAAGCGAAATATACATTTCTATGTGAATCGTTGTGGATTCCATATTGTAGAGTTCTATAACAAGAATCACCCTGATCCCAATGACCCTGATGGATATGAGATGGAAGAAGGAACTAATAAAGAATACTTTGAAGGTATGTTCCGTTTTGAAAAAGTAATGAAGCTCTTGACATAG
- a CDS encoding helix-turn-helix transcriptional regulator produces the protein MKNNIKTLRKQLGFRQEDLANALNVTRQTINAIENNKYNPTLELAMKLARVLNTTVDQLFILND, from the coding sequence ATGAAGAATAACATAAAAACTTTGAGAAAACAACTAGGATTCAGACAGGAAGATCTGGCAAATGCTCTAAATGTAACAAGACAAACTATAAATGCTATTGAGAACAATAAATATAATCCAACATTAGAATTAGCAATGAAATTAGCTAGAGTATTAAATACTACAGTAGATCAATTATTTATACTTAATGATTAA
- a CDS encoding DUF4351 domain-containing protein has product MINELMQRFKIHLDEDGKSPKTVESYVGDTSDFVTFLEAKGVDFNEGIEKGKEEGKTEFLIKMLMKKFKKIPNEYKEKIKALPEETIELIATDIFELNSIEELEQYF; this is encoded by the coding sequence ATGATAAATGAACTTATGCAAAGATTCAAAATACATCTAGATGAGGATGGTAAGAGTCCTAAGACAGTAGAAAGTTATGTTGGAGATACTTCTGACTTTGTAACATTCCTTGAAGCAAAGGGAGTGGATTTTAATGAAGGAATTGAAAAAGGTAAAGAAGAAGGAAAAACCGAATTTTTAATTAAAATGTTGATGAAAAAGTTTAAAAAAATACCTAATGAATATAAAGAGAAAATAAAGGCACTTCCAGAAGAAACAATAGAGTTGATCGCAACAGATATATTTGAATTGAATTCAATAGAAGAGTTAGAACAATATTTCTAG
- a CDS encoding polymorphic toxin type 50 domain-containing protein, whose product MICIHDKKTTKVNFDNNDFGIEENICSVFSKISGMTEGISQIRGMFIISESGQVDKNKVMQLMLKNPEYLTKEEKEILEYAKIVLGEDGQVISTKTYGYKLAYTNEPKISTGIVFVSPIEGAGNPKIVNGFEAKVNVGQQQKHIPGTNNYKNEIANGKIKSPMNGNVDYIQGLLNKKAGTGEMIGTNKERVDFGDVIGQYVDPTTGTATDTTIGIIHYGKNGAHIVPARPK is encoded by the coding sequence ATGATATGCATCCATGATAAGAAAACTACTAAAGTAAATTTTGATAATAACGACTTTGGAATTGAAGAAAATATATGCTCAGTATTTTCAAAAATATCAGGAATGACTGAAGGAATATCCCAAATCAGAGGTATGTTCATTATTTCAGAAAGTGGACAAGTAGATAAAAATAAAGTAATGCAGTTAATGCTAAAGAATCCAGAGTACTTAACGAAAGAAGAAAAGGAAATACTAGAATATGCAAAGATTGTTTTGGGAGAAGATGGTCAAGTTATTAGCACTAAAACATATGGCTATAAACTTGCTTATACTAATGAACCGAAGATATCAACAGGGATTGTTTTTGTTTCACCTATAGAGGGGGCGGGTAATCCTAAAATTGTTAATGGTTTTGAAGCAAAGGTAAATGTTGGACAACAACAAAAACATATACCAGGAACCAATAATTATAAAAATGAAATTGCCAATGGAAAAATTAAAAGTCCAATGAATGGAAATGTCGATTATATACAAGGGTTACTTAATAAAAAAGCTGGTACTGGTGAAATGATTGGAACTAACAAAGAGAGAGTAGATTTTGGTGATGTAATAGGACAGTATGTTGACCCAACAACAGGAACTGCAACAGATACTACCATAGGTATTATTCATTATGGAAAGAATGGAGCACATATTGTGCCAGCAAGACCAAAATAG
- a CDS encoding NAD(P)/FAD-dependent oxidoreductase, with protein MNTQYVQGDCIFTRINKSKKQYEYLTDDIDTDVIIIGGGVTGAILGYYFSKNNINCVILEKSRIGHGSTCITTALLQYELDSNAMELNKYTSIENIIKSYNLGIKALDEIQEFVDNHGNSCDFKRVDSFLYTAMKLEKKEMEEEYNIRKDSGLPVEFIDENNNPFLFDVKGGVLAKGGGAVLDPYKFTHHLIDVSCKQGLRAYENTEAIDVKYCANGVTVETVYGYKVKGKIVIAATGYNTALFTKRNFGTKTTTFNIATRPIDNIENIYKNVVIRDNKDPYNYFRTTRDNRLIIGGEDINFIPDIYNEELCNKSYEKLEQRLKSLFPNLNIEIEYRYCGAFASTQDNLGFIGKGPDNSKLWYCLGYGANGILFAVLGGMMLSKLYLGEADKDLSLFKVDRFDN; from the coding sequence TTGAATACACAATATGTACAGGGAGATTGCATATTTACAAGAATCAACAAAAGTAAAAAACAATATGAATATTTAACAGATGATATAGATACAGATGTAATAATAATAGGAGGGGGAGTCACTGGAGCAATTTTAGGATACTATTTTAGTAAAAATAATATTAATTGCGTTATTTTAGAGAAATCAAGAATAGGCCATGGGAGTACTTGCATAACAACAGCATTACTTCAATATGAGCTTGATAGTAATGCTATGGAGCTAAACAAATATACAAGTATAGAGAATATAATAAAGTCATATAACCTAGGAATAAAGGCGCTAGATGAAATTCAAGAATTTGTAGATAACCATGGAAATAGCTGTGATTTCAAAAGAGTAGATAGTTTTTTATATACAGCTATGAAGCTAGAAAAGAAGGAGATGGAGGAAGAATATAACATTAGAAAAGATAGTGGATTGCCTGTAGAATTTATTGATGAAAATAATAATCCATTCTTATTTGATGTAAAGGGCGGGGTATTAGCTAAAGGCGGAGGAGCTGTATTGGATCCATATAAATTTACTCATCATTTAATTGATGTAAGCTGTAAACAAGGATTAAGAGCCTATGAAAACACAGAGGCAATAGATGTTAAATATTGTGCCAATGGTGTTACCGTAGAAACTGTGTATGGCTATAAAGTTAAAGGGAAAATTGTTATTGCAGCTACAGGGTATAATACAGCACTTTTTACTAAAAGAAACTTTGGAACTAAAACTACTACCTTTAATATTGCAACCAGGCCTATAGATAATATTGAGAATATTTATAAAAACGTAGTTATTAGAGATAACAAGGATCCTTATAATTACTTTAGAACAACTAGAGATAACAGGTTAATAATTGGAGGAGAAGATATAAACTTTATACCGGATATATATAATGAAGAATTATGTAATAAAAGCTATGAAAAATTAGAGCAAAGGCTAAAAAGTTTATTTCCAAACTTAAATATCGAAATAGAATATAGATATTGTGGAGCCTTTGCATCTACTCAAGACAATTTGGGATTTATAGGAAAAGGACCAGATAATTCTAAATTGTGGTATTGCTTAGGCTATGGGGCAAATGGAATATTATTTGCTGTGCTAGGTGGAATGATGTTAAGTAAATTATATTTAGGAGAAGCAGATAAAGATTTAAGCCTGTTTAAAGTAGATAGATTTGATAATTAA
- a CDS encoding response regulator, with protein MNKIRILIVDDEKLLLESLELILSMNESFAIIGLAHDGKAALDILEKEQVDIALVDLNMEGMSGQELILKVKTTYPKMKILVLTTFYDEENIVKAVMHGADGYLLKDAGTKVIVQGIFNVMNGQSMLDSKVMTALANIMSKCSNENTDKNRYHNVDLLKNLTEREIEICQLLSDGYTNSQISEFLYISEGTVKNYISTIYDKTGIKDRTMLALKLAKIFS; from the coding sequence ATGAATAAAATTAGAATATTGATAGTAGATGATGAAAAACTTCTTTTAGAAAGCCTTGAGCTAATCTTATCTATGAATGAATCTTTTGCAATAATAGGATTAGCACATGATGGAAAAGCAGCATTAGATATTTTAGAGAAAGAACAAGTGGATATAGCATTAGTAGACTTAAACATGGAAGGAATGTCGGGACAGGAATTGATATTAAAGGTAAAAACAACATATCCTAAGATGAAAATACTTGTTTTGACAACTTTTTATGATGAAGAAAACATTGTGAAGGCAGTGATGCATGGGGCAGATGGATACTTATTAAAAGATGCAGGAACAAAAGTCATTGTCCAAGGAATTTTCAATGTTATGAATGGCCAAAGCATGCTTGATAGTAAAGTAATGACTGCATTAGCAAATATAATGTCAAAATGCTCAAATGAAAATACAGATAAAAACAGATATCATAACGTTGACTTATTAAAAAATTTAACTGAAAGAGAAATAGAGATTTGTCAGTTGCTTTCAGATGGATATACAAATTCTCAAATATCAGAATTCCTATATATTTCTGAAGGTACAGTAAAAAATTATATAAGTACTATTTATGATAAAACAGGAATAAAGGATAGGACCATGTTAGCCTTAAAGCTTGCAAAAATATTTTCTTAA
- a CDS encoding AAA family ATPase — translation MEFKPLPIGIDNFEKLITRGYYFIDKTLLIKDLLDNKTDVNLFTRPRRFGKTLNMSMLQYFFEDSKKDNSYLFEGLNIMNAGEKYTSHMGKYPVINLSLKSAKQPTFELAYISIRRRIAEEYKRHEYILEHQELKHENERYLKILKEQGEEGDYIDALYFLSECLEKYHNKKVIILIDEYDVPLENAFFEGFYDRMIKLIRSLFESALKTNSSLEFSVITGCLRISRESIFTGLNNLNIISILNDRYAEYFGFSDNEVKELTKYYNMEEKYSLIKEWYNGYIFGNINVYNPWSVIKFIYDLLANINVFPSSYWANTSSNSIVKSLIEKADDETKAEIETLIEGKTIEKPIHEDITYDEVYDTMDNLYNFMFFTGYFKKIDERIDERTKVKYLKLKIPNEEIKYIFREKVLKWFNAKIKAEDLSKVYTSVLKGDVEVFQTEINRLLRKTISFNDAYENFYHGFIVGILSGIDGYIVKSNRESGDGRSDIYIRPLSIFQRAVIIEIKICDKPKELFTKCDKALEQIEKMKYEEELNEEGYEDIIKYGMAFYRKDCFIKVKGV, via the coding sequence ATGGAATTTAAACCACTGCCAATAGGTATAGATAATTTTGAAAAGTTAATAACTAGAGGATATTACTTTATTGATAAAACTTTGCTTATAAAAGATTTGTTAGATAATAAAACGGATGTTAATTTATTTACAAGACCAAGAAGGTTTGGAAAAACCTTAAACATGAGTATGCTTCAATATTTTTTTGAAGACAGCAAAAAAGATAATAGTTACCTTTTTGAAGGTTTAAATATAATGAATGCGGGAGAAAAATATACCTCTCATATGGGGAAGTATCCTGTAATTAATTTATCCTTAAAATCTGCAAAGCAGCCAACCTTTGAGCTTGCCTATATTTCTATTAGAAGAAGGATAGCAGAAGAATACAAGAGACATGAATATATTTTAGAACATCAGGAATTAAAGCATGAAAATGAACGATACTTAAAAATCCTAAAGGAGCAGGGAGAAGAAGGAGATTATATTGATGCTTTATATTTTTTAAGTGAGTGCTTAGAAAAATACCATAATAAAAAAGTAATAATATTAATAGATGAATATGATGTACCCCTTGAAAATGCCTTTTTTGAAGGGTTTTATGATAGGATGATCAAATTAATAAGATCACTTTTTGAATCAGCCTTAAAGACTAACTCCTCCTTGGAGTTTTCAGTGATTACGGGATGCTTGCGTATTTCTAGAGAAAGTATTTTTACAGGATTAAATAATTTAAATATAATTTCAATATTAAATGATAGATATGCAGAGTATTTTGGCTTCTCTGATAATGAAGTTAAAGAGCTTACTAAATATTATAATATGGAAGAAAAATATTCATTAATAAAAGAGTGGTACAATGGATATATATTTGGAAATATTAATGTCTATAATCCCTGGAGTGTTATAAAATTTATATATGATTTACTTGCCAATATAAATGTATTTCCGTCATCTTATTGGGCAAATACCAGCTCAAACAGTATAGTAAAAAGTCTTATAGAAAAAGCAGATGATGAAACAAAGGCAGAAATAGAAACATTAATTGAAGGAAAAACCATAGAAAAACCAATTCATGAAGATATAACCTATGATGAAGTATATGATACTATGGATAATTTGTATAATTTTATGTTCTTTACTGGCTATTTTAAGAAAATAGATGAAAGAATTGATGAAAGGACAAAAGTAAAATATTTGAAGCTTAAAATACCAAATGAAGAAATAAAATATATTTTCAGAGAAAAGGTTTTAAAATGGTTTAATGCTAAGATAAAAGCAGAAGATTTATCAAAAGTGTATACCTCAGTATTAAAAGGAGATGTGGAAGTCTTTCAAACAGAAATAAACAGGCTTCTTAGAAAAACCATAAGTTTTAATGATGCCTACGAAAACTTTTATCATGGCTTTATTGTAGGTATACTTTCAGGTATTGATGGATATATAGTAAAGTCTAATAGGGAGTCAGGAGATGGCAGAAGTGATATTTATATACGCCCCCTTTCCATATTTCAGCGTGCAGTAATTATAGAAATAAAGATATGTGATAAACCAAAGGAGCTGTTTACTAAGTGCGACAAAGCCCTTGAGCAGATAGAAAAAATGAAGTATGAAGAAGAGCTGAATGAAGAAGGCTATGAAGACATAATAAAATATGGTATGGCTTTTTATAGAAAAGACTGTTTTATAAAAGTTAAAGGGGTATAG